The DNA region CAGTTGAATGGCGTTAAAGCAATCCTGATGGATGACAGAGCTCTGCTTTGGGAAACCAAGGACGCATTATATTACCTCTCCAGTCGTAGTGTGGACAGAAACGAAATCATCCGCATTGCCGAGTCGATCCGCTAATTACTAAATCGAAAGACGTTTATTGGATTTACGCAATTTGCTCAATTCAAGATGATTGGCCGTACGGGATTTGGTCCTGTGCGGCTTTTTTCTATGGCTATCTATTTATCAGCCTCCCTTCAATGGTCCTCACTAAGCAAAAGAGGGAGCAGCTTGATACGTGTATGCGAATTGGACAGCCTTTGCGTTGCTAAGACGGACCCCAGCGACCTTAAACGGTCCATAACAGGGGCTGCAATCCTTACGTTATATTAAAACCTATACAATATTGACCGATATAGGGATATATAGAGATTTAATGGAACTATATGGATTATTGTTAAAAAATTAATACGGGCAGGTGGAACATGGACGGGAAGATTACGCTTAGCCAAATCGAAATTATGCCTTACCAATTGATACATCTTCATGAACTGAAAGTCGTAAAAACGGCGAACGATCATGCCCGCTTGATTTTTGCCGGGACGGTTGATGAAAACTTACGCGACTATTACATGAAGGCTTCGGATGAAGAGACGCAGGTGAAGGTTTTTGTTAAAGATGGGGAAGGGGGCCGGCATGCTCTGTTTCGGGGAATCGCCCTGGACGTTAAGGTCAAGACGGTTAACGGGATTAACTATATGACGGTTGAGGCCATCTCCCATACGCACCAGCTGGATATGAAGCGGCGGAAGCGGTCGTTTCAAAACCCGCGCCTGACCTATACCGAGTTAATCAAAAGCATTGTGGCGGAGTACGGAAAAGAAGCCGATGTGTTGGACGTCGCTTCCAGCGGCAAAGCGATCGGCACCTTTGTGATGCAGTACGATGAGACGGATTGGGAGTTTTTGAAGCGCTTGGCTTCCCATTTCTACTCACCGCTAATTCCGGCTGTCGGATACGGGGTGCCCAAGTTGTATTTCGGGATGCCGATGGGCTTAAGCAAGGGGGAACTGCAGGTCCATAACTACAAAGCCGTAAAAAGAGTCTCCGCCTACCAGACGGCTGCGGAAAACCGCATTCCCGGGGTACGGAACGAGGATTTTCTGCAATATGAGGTGGAGGCGGACAAGCTGATGGAGCCGGGGCATGAGGTGCTGTTTCAGGGGCGGCCGTGGCTGGTCGCCGAAGCGGTAAGCGAGCTGCGGCAAGGCTTGCTGAAGCACAGCTATAAGCTGAGCCCGCGCAGCGGACTGCGTCCGATCAAAATGTTCAATCGGGCGATTATCGGGGCGTCCATTCACGGCAAGGTACTGGCGGTGCGGAAGGACAAGGTGCAGGTAAAGCTGGATATGGACGAGCAGGTCGATCCGGCCACCGATTTCTGGTTTCCTTACTCGACCATCTATGCATCGGAGGGACAGACGGGCTGGTATTGCATGCCGGAGGTCGGCGACCAGTTGCGCATCTATTTTCCCAGCTACAAAGAGGAAGAAGGCTACGCGATCAGTTCGGTAAAACGGACAAACCCGGCTTCGGCACCTTTAAAAAGCCAGACGTCCGCAGCTGCGGCAGCCCCGGGAAAAGCGGCGGCAGCCTCAGCCTCCGAGCCGCATAGCTCAGACAATGGCGAGGATGTGATGGCCGATCCGGCGGTGAAAACGCTGCAAACGAAATACGGCAAAAAAATCGTGCTGGCCCCGGACAAAATCGTGATCTCCTCGGGCGGAATGTCCATCATCATCAGCGACAGCGAGGGAATTACGATCAAAAGCGACAAGGATATCGGCATTACGGCGGGTGGAGAGCTGGTATTGTCCTCCCAGATGCTGCAGCTGTCGGCGGACAAAATCGAATTATCCGGCAAGGGCAGCACCTTGTCTTTGGAAGAGGAGATTTTATTGTCCGGGTCGGAAATCAAAATGAACTGATGCGAGGAACGCCTATGAATAAGCAGGATGTGTTACGGCAACTTTCGGAAGAAAAAGTACTCCCTTTGCTTGGTGACTGTCTTCAGGAGGCGGAGCTGGAGTTTTTGCATAACCGGCAGCGGCTGACGGAACAACTGAAAGCGTCTTTTGCTGCGTTATGCCGCCAGGCTTCCGACATGCAGCAGCGTTCGCAAAAAGCGCCGATCGCCTATATTCATTATTCCATGCTGCGCACCTCCTTGCTGGATCAATCCTTTACGTATTTGCTAGCGGCCGATTCGCGCGAATTTTATTTTGACGAGGCCGAGTGTGCGGTTACGTATGACGCCGGCTGGGCCTACCGGAGTTATTCGCGCCTTTTGGCCGAATTGGAACGGGAAAGCAAGAAATATATGGGGCTGCTGAGCGGGGCCGATGCGGAGCGGCTGGCGCTCGAGTGCGCTCCCGCGTTTGACCAATACGTCACCGCTTTATTGCGGACAGCTATGCCTGAACTCGTAAAAGTTCCCGAGTTTGCCGCGCTCGACAAAGCTGACCGGCTGCAGATCAGGACGGGGGAACTGATGGACCGGGGCGAGATATTGTACTGGGAGGAGAAGCAGGCGGGCGAGGCGGAAAAAATACAGGCGCTTCTCGAATCGGATGAGGGGGATCGCGGAAGGCTGGCTTATGCCCATTTTCGCAGCTTGTCGTTAACCGGGCAAAGCTTTAACGGAAAGAAGATGCCGTATTCCGATTTCAGCCGGGGCTACCTTAGTTTCTGCCGCTTTGTGGAATGCAACTTGGTCGGGACGAGTTGGCGGGGAGCAAACCTAAACGGGGCGGAGTTCCGCGGAAGCCTGCTTACCGACGCCGATTTTACCGATAGCGATCTGCAGGGCGCGGTATTCGTGAATATCGGCCGGCTGGAGCCGCTGGATTCCATTTACCGCCTGCCGGGACTGCTGGGCTTGCGCTTCGATCGGGCTAGGCTGGACGGGGCGGATTTTACTGCGGCGGGTTTAAACGGAAGGGTCAGCTTTCACGAGGCTTCGCTGGAAGGCACGCGCTTTCGCGCTTTGGACCGGGAGAAATTGGACCTGAGCGAGGAGCAGGCAGGATCGGTTCATTGGATCGAATAGAGAGGGGATGATGAGGCTGCCTGACTATTTTGTGATGAAAAACGATCCGCGTATAGCACATAAACCGGCCGTGCTGCAGATCGACTTGTTGAAGAAGCCCTTTCATGAGCTGCCGCCGGTACAGGTGCTGGAAGCCAGGCCGGACCCCGCGATGGAAGCGGTGGACTGGATCGCCGATCCGGTACCGCTTTACTCGGACGCGCTGAAAAATATTGCGGAGAAATACAACATTTTTATCCGGTTCAAGAAGGTTTATATCGTTGATCCTTCATCCGGGAATGACCTGGTCTACTGGCTTGCCGATTATCCGTCCGTGGACGTGTTGTCGCCCGCTACGGAATACCACGTCCATGACGGGTCGGTGAAACGTCTGGTGCTGGACCGGGGCAAGCTGCGGGGGCATCACATCGTGCAGATTCGCGGACCGAGAAGGGGAGAAAGCTACCTTGCGATCAGCCTCCATGCCGCCGAGAGTTTTTTGCGCCGGGGGTTAAGCGGTTTTGTTTTGGAAAAGACCGAACTGGATGGAGGGTATGCTCTGTGACCGAATATTTGGATGAACAGTATTTGACGGCGTACAATCAGCGGCTGATGCACCGGAAGCTGACCGAGGCCGCCAACGACGATTCGTGGATGAGCGTCGGCATGGACGAATGTCTGGAAGGCCTGGAGCGGGGAACGATTGACTTGCGCGACGGACAAACGATCGGCGTCGCAGGGCGGAGCGCGTTGGGCGGACAGTTGGCGCTTTTGATGCCGGAATCGTTTCACCCTGACATTCCGATCGGGCAAGGGAGGCCGGATCCTACGCGCAGTTACTTTCTGGATCGCACGGCCGCCGCAGGCTTTGGAGTGAAATGGCTGGACATCAAGCTGGGTGAAGCGCAGCTGGAGGCGGTGCGCGATATGATGCTTACGAACAGCTTGTTTGCAAAACCGGAAATGAAGGTTCAGGGAAAGGGCGTTTACCCTGGGAAGAAGCAGCCGTTTGCTTATTATGAGGCGCTTTTTTTGGCGGGTGCCAAGCCCTTTTACCAGGTAGTGCTGGTTGGTTACTGTCAGCGTGAAATGGAAGGGAGCAGCGGAAAAGGATTGATGGCCAGTGTGCAGTTTCCTTTGCCGGAAGCGGGGCTTTATTATCCGCTTGCCTTTGCTATGGCGGGGGCGCTGCGCTGGGAAAAAGCCGAAAAGGAGGTCAGCCGATGAACCTGCAGCAATTATTAATGGCATACAGCTTCGGGGCGTTAAACGCGGAATATTCTTATGTGGTTCGGGGGGCCGAACTCGAATGCGATCGAGGGAATCGCCCGGGGGTGCTTAATTTGCCGCTCAGCCACGGCGTATATGTCAAAGGCAAGCCGGTGATGAATATTGCCGATTGCGTCTGCGGACCCGATGCCAACATTAGCAATGTGGGCGCTTTTGGCATGTGTAAATTGTTAAACAATATCTGCAAGCCGAAAATCGACTTCGGGTCGAAATGGACGGATGGCAAGGAGGATGTTCTGATCGAAGGGGAGCAGGCTCTGCTGAGCAAATCGACGCTGCGCTGCACATGTAAAAGCCCCGGGGGGATCATTACCATTACGAACGATGGGCAGGGCGGCTGATTTCTCGAGGGAAGGAGGGGAGGAACGTGGCTGCAACCACCGATAACGTCATTACATATGGGCAGTTAAAAATGATTTGGCCGTACGGTGCGCTCCGCCTGGTTGGGGTGGAACTTTGCCATACGGCCGGGGAACATGCGCGGCTAAGCATTCAAGGGAGCGCCGATCCGGCTGTGGAAGAGACGATCCTTAGGCAAACGAGTCCGGATGATTTGATCGAGCTTTGGCACACCGATGATGCGGGGCAGGATCAGCCGCTTTTTAAAGGGCAATTGTACGATATCGAAATTTCGAAGGCGATGGACCGGCTGAATATAAAACTGGCGGCGGTGTCGCACAGCTTCAAGCTGGACACGACACTACGGAACCGCTCTTTTCAGCATGTGGGTCAATCCTACGTCGAGGTCATTCGCCAAGTGATCGGCGGCTATCCCGGCGCGGATATGATCGATGAAGCGTTTGCCAAACGGGCGACCGGACGGTTTATCTTGCAGTATCAGGAGACGGATTGGAGTTTTTTGCAGCGTTTGGCTTCGCATGCCGGGGCGGTGCTGGTCCCGAATATTACGGCGCACCGGATTCAGTTCTGGGTGGGGCTGCCGCAAGGCCGGCGCCGCTTAAAGTTGGAAAATGTCCCCCTCGTGTACGAGCGGAAAATGATTCCGCTGGCATCGTTAAGCGCTGCAAATGAAGCTTCTGCGGGGGAAGAAGTTATTCGGCATACCGGGTATACGTTCGAATGGCCGGAAATTTTGCAGCTTGGCGATGAGGTGGAGTGCGGGGGAGTAACCTTTGCCATTTACAAACGCACGGCCCGGATGCGTCAGGGAGTTTTGACTTGGAGTTACGAGTGCGGACGTCCGGAAGGGCTGATCGTTCCGAAGAAATATAATTCCACGGTGATTGGCGCGGCGATCGAAGGGAAGATTTTACAAATCAGCCGCAACCAGGTGCGCATTCATCTGGATATGGACGAACGGCAGGATCCGAAAGATGCCCAGTGGTTCCCTTATGCCGCCGAAGGCAGTCAGGTTTGGTATATGATGCCGGAAATCGGCAGCCGGATCAAGCTGTATTTTCCCAGCGCGGACGAGGACGAGGCGATGGTCATTCAGTCGGTGCGGATGGAGCCTGCTCCAGCGTTTAAGCCTGTGGTTGGAGGAGCCGGGCGAGCGTTACCTGCGGAGAGTTTGCCGGAAAGTCCGGCTGACAAATATGAGCGCAAAATGCAGGACCCGGGCGTCAAATCGTTCGGCAACCCGCAAGGCAAAGAAATCGTGCTCGGCGATGCGGACTTGTTGATCAGCGCACAGGAAGATACCTTGTATATCGGGATGAACCAGACGGGCGGAGTTCGTCTTCAGAGCTCGCAAAAAATAAATGTCAGTACATCGAAAAGTTTGTTTTTGCGGGCGGGCCAGATCCGGGTGGAAGGAACGGACGGTCTTGATGTAGAAGCAAAGAACAGTAAGGCACAGCATAATGAATCCGCTGAATTCAGCGCACAGAAGGTCGAATTGGCCGGAAGTCTGCACCAAACGTATGAGAGACTCTTGTCTCCGTTTGAGCAGGTGCTTAAGGAGAAAGGGGCGGCATATGCCGTCGGGGAAGTTGCCCTAAACAATATTGGGGCGACCTTAAAAGGGGAATGGGATGGAGCCGTAGACTTCGTTAAAGGTTTATGGAACACGGCCAGCGATATCTCGGACGTGCTTTTGACGCAGCAATTTGGAGATCCTCTGGTCAGATCATACTACGGTCTGTTTACCGACGAAGAGGTCAAGCCGCTGGCGGAACGCAATGAGACGGTGAAGTCGGCCATCCATACGGGACAATACGTATTGGAAGCGGTGACGTTTCAAAAATCGGTCCCCGAGCTGCTGCATGATGGCGGAGAGACCTTAAAGGAGTTCGTTAACCCGTTAGTCAAATGGTGGAACAACGGCTTGCCGAACCCGCTCACCGACCGGGAAGACGAGAGCTATAAGATTGGGTATGACTCGATTGAAACTGCGGGTTTGGCGGTGGATATCGGCCTTACCGCTGCCGGAGGAGCCGGAGTCGCCAAAAAAGCCGCCAGCATGTTGAAGGCAAAAAGCGCGGCAGGCCGGGCCCTGGGGAACGCAGAAATGGGCGCGGCCGGTGCAGCCGGAGGCCTGGGGCTCGCAGGAAAAATGAAGTCACTTTTCACCGATGAACACGGAACTCCCAAACTGGGGGACGGCAAGCTAAAAACCGGAAGCTTCAAATCTTTGGAGCAAGCGGCGGAAGCTTTTGAGGAAATCCTGGAAGGACTCTCCATAAGCCTGCCAGGCTGGATGAGCGGCATGGGTGGAAGACGCCTCGGCTTCGCAGGCAATGGCGGGGGAGGCCTAGGACGTCATTTTGAGGTGGAGTATAATAATGATTACCGGAAACATCATGGTGGCGGGGGAGATGAGAGGAAGGATAGAGGTAATAAAGAGAGACAGGAAGAGGAAAGACGGCGAAGAGAAGAAGAAAAGAAAGAGAAAGAGGCTGAGGGGACGGGTAATAATCAGAGACTTATTCCTGGAAGCCCAGGTGTAGTAACTGGGGGTAATTCGACCAAATTAGGTAAGAATATGATGGAGGAAATGGGATTAAAACGTTCACAAAAATGGTCTGGTTATCAGGCTCAACACGTTATTCCTTCAGAAATGAAAGACCATGCAGTTATCAAAAAAATTGGAATGGATTTTGACCATGCTTCAAATGGGGTTTTCCTAAGAGTACCTGACAACCAGATTAGTCCTATGGCTAGACATCAAGGATACCATTCCGTTTATAATGAAGTAGTTGAAAGGGCATTAAATCGAATGGATATTAACGAAAGCGTCGATGTATTACAAAAGCAGGTTTTTGATTTGCAGAAGAATCTTAGGTACCTTCAAGAAAAAGGATTGCCTCTCTATCCTAACCAAGGAGCAACAGTAGAACTTTGGGAACGGAAATTGAGTCAATTGATGAAGTAGCTCCATTATTGTGAAAGGATGGAAAATAATAATGAATAGCGAGGAATTACAGTATCTAAAAGAACTGTTATACAATGAAGATATTCATAGTATTCGTGAAGGAGTCAAAAAAATAAAGAATCCAATATTTCTACATATATTTGCCGCTAACTATAACTGGAATAGTGGACTTGAAGTTCCTAAGGCTATTCTGGACAATGAAAATTGTGACTTTGGAACTGGTTTACTAATGTTTTATCGTGCTGATGGTTATCGTTTACTTGAATCAAATGATGCTATTTCGGGGTCTTCTTTTGGGGAGTGGAAAGAGTTCATTAACAACTTGTACAAGAAATTACTTGATGGCAACTTCTCAGATAAGAGTATTTCTTATGCTCCTCCATTAACAAAAGTACAGGTTTTCAAACTGAGAAAATCAAACCCTAATATTCCCGATGTCTTATTGGATAAATCTCCTGGTAATGACGTGGAAATTCCAGTCCTCTAGTATATCATGGGTGGGGCTACCCAGTGCCGAATGAACCAAGTTTTCATGAATAAAGATGTACGTACTGAATGTCTGTAAAAAGTATACCTAATTTAACGTAATAGCGTTATGCGAAACAGGTCAATTATGGTCAGATACCACCATAAAAGACCTGTTTTTTGTTATCTTCGTTTTCTTACGGTTTTTTCAAGTTGGTTTTTGCTCCGAAAACTCGTAAGAATACGCTGAGAATTGAAGCCTACCGGAAGTCGCTTGTTTACTTTCGTCATTGGCTTAAACAATCCGGGACTTTGCAACCAAATCTAGTATGCTGAAAGCGAAAAGTGCGGCAGGCCGGGCCCTGGGGAACGCAGAAATGGGCGCGGCCGGTGCAGCCGGAGGCCTGGGGCTCGCAGGAAAATGGAAGTCATTTTTCACCGATGAACACGGAGTTCCCAAACTGGGGGACGGCAAGCTAAAAACCGGAAGCTTGAAATCTTTGGAGCAAGCGGCGGAAGCTTTTGAGGAAATCCTGGAAGGCCTCTCCCTAAGCCTGCAAGGCTGGATGAGCGGCATGGGCGGAAGACGCCTCGGCTTCGAAGGTAATGGCGGCGGAGGCTTAGGACGTC from Paenibacillus macerans includes:
- a CDS encoding pentapeptide repeat-containing protein, with translation MNKQDVLRQLSEEKVLPLLGDCLQEAELEFLHNRQRLTEQLKASFAALCRQASDMQQRSQKAPIAYIHYSMLRTSLLDQSFTYLLAADSREFYFDEAECAVTYDAGWAYRSYSRLLAELERESKKYMGLLSGADAERLALECAPAFDQYVTALLRTAMPELVKVPEFAALDKADRLQIRTGELMDRGEILYWEEKQAGEAEKIQALLESDEGDRGRLAYAHFRSLSLTGQSFNGKKMPYSDFSRGYLSFCRFVECNLVGTSWRGANLNGAEFRGSLLTDADFTDSDLQGAVFVNIGRLEPLDSIYRLPGLLGLRFDRARLDGADFTAAGLNGRVSFHEASLEGTRFRALDREKLDLSEEQAGSVHWIE
- a CDS encoding phage baseplate assembly protein V, with product MDGKITLSQIEIMPYQLIHLHELKVVKTANDHARLIFAGTVDENLRDYYMKASDEETQVKVFVKDGEGGRHALFRGIALDVKVKTVNGINYMTVEAISHTHQLDMKRRKRSFQNPRLTYTELIKSIVAEYGKEADVLDVASSGKAIGTFVMQYDETDWEFLKRLASHFYSPLIPAVGYGVPKLYFGMPMGLSKGELQVHNYKAVKRVSAYQTAAENRIPGVRNEDFLQYEVEADKLMEPGHEVLFQGRPWLVAEAVSELRQGLLKHSYKLSPRSGLRPIKMFNRAIIGASIHGKVLAVRKDKVQVKLDMDEQVDPATDFWFPYSTIYASEGQTGWYCMPEVGDQLRIYFPSYKEEEGYAISSVKRTNPASAPLKSQTSAAAAAPGKAAAASASEPHSSDNGEDVMADPAVKTLQTKYGKKIVLAPDKIVISSGGMSIIISDSEGITIKSDKDIGITAGGELVLSSQMLQLSADKIELSGKGSTLSLEEEILLSGSEIKMN
- a CDS encoding DUF4280 domain-containing protein, with the translated sequence MNLQQLLMAYSFGALNAEYSYVVRGAELECDRGNRPGVLNLPLSHGVYVKGKPVMNIADCVCGPDANISNVGAFGMCKLLNNICKPKIDFGSKWTDGKEDVLIEGEQALLSKSTLRCTCKSPGGIITITNDGQGG
- a CDS encoding DUF4274 domain-containing protein, whose amino-acid sequence is MNSEELQYLKELLYNEDIHSIREGVKKIKNPIFLHIFAANYNWNSGLEVPKAILDNENCDFGTGLLMFYRADGYRLLESNDAISGSSFGEWKEFINNLYKKLLDGNFSDKSISYAPPLTKVQVFKLRKSNPNIPDVLLDKSPGNDVEIPVL
- a CDS encoding AHH domain-containing protein encodes the protein MAATTDNVITYGQLKMIWPYGALRLVGVELCHTAGEHARLSIQGSADPAVEETILRQTSPDDLIELWHTDDAGQDQPLFKGQLYDIEISKAMDRLNIKLAAVSHSFKLDTTLRNRSFQHVGQSYVEVIRQVIGGYPGADMIDEAFAKRATGRFILQYQETDWSFLQRLASHAGAVLVPNITAHRIQFWVGLPQGRRRLKLENVPLVYERKMIPLASLSAANEASAGEEVIRHTGYTFEWPEILQLGDEVECGGVTFAIYKRTARMRQGVLTWSYECGRPEGLIVPKKYNSTVIGAAIEGKILQISRNQVRIHLDMDERQDPKDAQWFPYAAEGSQVWYMMPEIGSRIKLYFPSADEDEAMVIQSVRMEPAPAFKPVVGGAGRALPAESLPESPADKYERKMQDPGVKSFGNPQGKEIVLGDADLLISAQEDTLYIGMNQTGGVRLQSSQKINVSTSKSLFLRAGQIRVEGTDGLDVEAKNSKAQHNESAEFSAQKVELAGSLHQTYERLLSPFEQVLKEKGAAYAVGEVALNNIGATLKGEWDGAVDFVKGLWNTASDISDVLLTQQFGDPLVRSYYGLFTDEEVKPLAERNETVKSAIHTGQYVLEAVTFQKSVPELLHDGGETLKEFVNPLVKWWNNGLPNPLTDREDESYKIGYDSIETAGLAVDIGLTAAGGAGVAKKAASMLKAKSAAGRALGNAEMGAAGAAGGLGLAGKMKSLFTDEHGTPKLGDGKLKTGSFKSLEQAAEAFEEILEGLSISLPGWMSGMGGRRLGFAGNGGGGLGRHFEVEYNNDYRKHHGGGGDERKDRGNKERQEEERRRREEEKKEKEAEGTGNNQRLIPGSPGVVTGGNSTKLGKNMMEEMGLKRSQKWSGYQAQHVIPSEMKDHAVIKKIGMDFDHASNGVFLRVPDNQISPMARHQGYHSVYNEVVERALNRMDINESVDVLQKQVFDLQKNLRYLQEKGLPLYPNQGATVELWERKLSQLMK